One Chitinophagaceae bacterium genomic window carries:
- a CDS encoding electron transfer flavoprotein beta subunit/FixA family protein: MKFLVCISKVPDTTTKISFVENNTKFNSEKVTFIINPYDEWYALVRALEIKESQGGSVTVLNVGPAENDQIIRKALAIGADDAIRINAEPLDAFHLANQIAAVAKEGGYDMILTGKESIDYNGGQLGGMIAELMDLPYIPLATSLDIENGKALITREIEGGKEKLEASLPLVLSANKGMAEARIPNMRGIMSARTKPLKVVEAIEAESLTSVKEYALPPEKSAVKLIDAETPEKLIDLLHNEAKVI, from the coding sequence ATGAAATTCTTAGTTTGCATTAGTAAAGTTCCCGATACAACAACAAAAATTTCTTTTGTTGAAAATAACACAAAATTTAATTCTGAGAAAGTAACTTTCATTATTAATCCTTATGATGAATGGTATGCTTTAGTCAGAGCACTGGAAATTAAAGAAAGCCAGGGAGGTAGTGTTACTGTTTTAAATGTCGGCCCGGCCGAAAATGATCAGATTATTCGTAAAGCACTGGCTATAGGAGCCGATGATGCTATAAGAATTAATGCTGAGCCTCTGGATGCTTTCCATTTAGCGAACCAGATAGCTGCTGTCGCCAAAGAAGGTGGTTATGACATGATCCTAACCGGCAAAGAATCTATTGATTACAATGGCGGGCAATTGGGTGGCATGATAGCAGAGTTAATGGATTTACCATACATTCCCTTGGCAACCTCACTGGATATTGAAAATGGCAAAGCCCTTATTACCCGTGAGATAGAAGGTGGAAAAGAAAAATTAGAGGCAAGCTTACCTTTAGTATTAAGTGCTAACAAGGGTATGGCTGAGGCGAGAATACCAAACATGAGAGGCATAATGAGTGCCAGAACAAAGCCACTAAAAGTGGTAGAGGCTATTGAAGCAGAGAGCCTGACTTCCGTAAAAGAATATGCCCTGCCTCCGGAAAAATCAGCCGTA
- a CDS encoding tetratricopeptide repeat protein → MEKGRLNELIILLKENPNDPFLKFGIAMEHLKSKNYPESLKFFQDLVDNHPDYSGTYFHMGQLYERMGKEKKAMEVYQKGMKVTKRKKEMKDYEELKEAFFLLMEDDDDDF, encoded by the coding sequence ATGGAAAAAGGTCGATTAAATGAACTAATAATTTTATTAAAGGAAAATCCGAATGATCCTTTTCTGAAATTTGGTATTGCTATGGAGCATTTGAAGTCAAAAAATTATCCGGAGTCACTGAAATTTTTTCAGGATTTGGTAGATAATCACCCTGACTACTCCGGGACATATTTCCACATGGGCCAGCTTTATGAGCGTATGGGCAAAGAAAAAAAGGCTATGGAAGTATACCAAAAAGGGATGAAAGTGACCAAACGAAAGAAGGAAATGAAAGACTATGAAGAGTTGAAAGAAGCTTTCTTTCTTTTAATGGAGGATGATGACGATGACTTTTAA